TCTGGAACCGCTCACCGGCCAAGGCCGACGACCTGGTCACCAGAGGCGCGATCCGGGCGGCGACGGCCGCCGAAGCCATCGCGGCGGCGGACCTCGTCATCGTCTGCGTGCTGGACTACGACAAGGCACGGCAGATCCTGACGCCCGCCGCCGGCGCGCTCCGGGGCCGTACGCTGATCAACGTCACCTCCGGAACGCCCGAGCCCGCCCGCGAGTTGGCGGCCTGGGCGACCGAACAGGGCGCCGAGTATCTGAACGGGGCGGTCTACGCCGTACCGCAGACGATCGGGACGCAGGACGCGTTCGTCCTCTACAGCGGTTCGTCGGCCGTCTTCGAGACGTACCGCGAGCAGCTGGACCTCCTGGGCGCCGCCACCTTCGTCGGCACCGACCCGGGCCTGGCGTCGCTCTACGACATCTCGCTGCTCAGCGGCATGTACGGGATGTTCGCGGGCTTCTTCCAGTCGGTCGCGGTGGCCGACTCGGCCCAGATCAAGGCCGCGGACATCACGAGCCTCCTGGTCCCCTGGCTGAACGCGGCGGCCGCGGCGCTGCCCGGCTTCGCGGCGGAGATCGACTCCGGCGACTACGCCACGGAGACGTCCAACCTCGACATCAACGCGGTGGGCCTCGCCAACATGCTGACCGCCACCAAGGCCCAGGGCATCGGGGTGGAGCTGCTGGCCCCTCTCCAGACCCTTTTCGAGAGCCAGATCGCCCAGGGCCACGGCGCGCAGAGCCTCGCCCGGACGGTCGAGTCACTTCGAGCCGGGCGCTGAGGCCCCGTTGGCCGAGAGTGGCCTCTTTCGCCCCGCGTATCCCCCGACCAGACTTTCCGGCCGGGGGATACGGCGTAACGGCCGGAGTTGGGGGACGCATGACACTCGGGGACGTATGACGAGGAAACGCCGGCGCAGGCGCCCGTCGGCCGCGCGCAGACGGTACGAGACGCGGCGCAACGCCCTGTTGGGCGGCGGCGTCCTGGCGCTGCTCGTGCTGACGACCTTCTGGGCCGAGATCTGGCCGTACGCCGCCGGGGCCGCGCTGACCGGTGCGGTGGGCGGCGTTGCCTGGTGGCTGTGGCGTACGGACCGGCTGGTACGCGGCCGGGACGCCCGGTGGCGCGAGGCCGAGGCGATCGGGGCCGGGCAACGGTCGCTCGCCGAGGTGGACGCGATGAGCTGGCAGGAGTTCGAGAGGTACGTCGCCGACCTGTGCCGCCGCGACGGCTGCACGGACGTCGAGGTCAGCGGCCGGTCGGGCGACCTGGGCGCGGACGTGACGGGGACGCTGCCCGACGGCCGGCGACTGGTCGTCCAGTGCAAGCACTACGCCCCGCACCGCTACGTCCCCAGCGGCGACATGCAGAAGTTCGTCGGCACGGCCTGGCTCCACCACAAGGCGGATGTGGCGGTGTTCGCGGCCACCTGCCCGTTCAGCGAGGCGGCACTGGCACTCGCGGTCCAGCACGACATCCTCGCCGTCCACCGCGACCTGCTGGGCCTGTGGAACACGGGCACGCCACTACCCGCACTGCTCCCCCTGAACGGCACGGGCCAGGGCGACCGCACCCACCGCAAACGCTGGAAGGACACCTACGGCACCTGACCGACCACGGCACCTGACCGACGGCGTCAGCGCTTCTTGGTCTTCCGCTTCTGCCGTGGAGTCCACGGGCCCCTGTGCGTCTGACAGCGTGAATAGCCGATCATCGCCGGCTTCTGGCACGGCTTGCCTGTCGTGGTCTTGGTCGATCCGCACTTGACCTGCTTGCCCATACGTCCTCCCGGGATCACGGGCAGTACGCCGGACACCATCGTCCCCTGGGGCCATTGGTCACGGAAGGCGCGAATTGCGCCGTATCCCGTCATCACCCGCATTCGGCCGATTCACAGGCCCCTGTGACCGGTTCCCGCCGTCGGGTCCGGCATCAGGCTGTTCGCCCGGGTGCGTCCGCGACATTGATGCGGGTCCAAGAAGGCGTACACGTCGGGCAGTTCGGCGAGGGGTCCCGGTGCTCGTACGGCCTGCTCCGCCTCGGTCATGACGGCACCTTACCGACGCGGCCGACGTACGCCCCGTAAAACGCGAGACGGCCAGGCCGGCCCGTGAGTACGGGCCGACCTGGCCGAAACAGCCGGCTCAGACGTTGGACATCCGATGTCAGATGTCAGACGCTCAACCTGTCCAGAGACTCAGCCGCTCAGACGAGGTCGAACCGGTCGAGGTTCGAGACCTTCGTCCACGCCGCGACGAAGTCCTTCACGAACTTCTCCTTCGCGTCGTCGCCCGCGTAGACCTCCGCGAGCGCGCGCAGCTCCGAGTTCGACCCGAAGACCAGGTCGGCCCGGCTGCCGGTCCACTTGACCTCGCCGGTGGCGGAGTCGCGGCCCTCGAAGGTGTTCTCGTCCTCGGACGTCGACTTCCACGTCGTGCCCAGGTCGAGCAGGTTGACGAAGAAGTCGTTGGTCAGGGACCCGGGGGTCGCCGTCAGCACGCCCAGCGACGACTGCTGGTAGGTCGCGCCGAGGACACGCAGACCGCCGACGAGGACGGTCATCTCGGGGGCGCTCAGGGTCAGCAGGTTCGCCCGGTCGAGCAGGAGGTACTCGGCCGGCAGCCGGTGCCCCTTACCGAGGTAGTTGCGGAATCCGTCGGCGAACGGCTCCAGCGCCGCGAACGACTCCACGTCGGTCTGCTCCTGCGACGCGTCCGCGCGGCCCGGCGTGAAGGGCACCTCGACGTCGAAGCCGGCGGTCTTGGCGGCCTGCTCGACGGCCGCGGCTCCCGCGAGCACGATCAGGTCGGCGAGCGAGATCCGCTTGTCGCCGCCCTTGGCACCCTGCGCGGAGTTGAAGCTCTCCCGGACGCCTTCGAGGGTACGGATCACCGTCGCGAGCCGGTCGGGGTCGTTGGCCTCCCACCCGATCTGCGGCTGGAGGCTGATACGCGCACCGTTGGCGCCGCCGCGCTTGTCGCTGCCGCGGAAGGACGAGGCCGAGGCCCACGCGGTGGAGACGAGCTCGGAGACCGGCACGCCCGCGGCGAGGACCTGCTCCTTGAGGGAGGCGATGTCCTCGGTGTCGACGAGCTGGTGGGTGACCGCGGGCAGCGGGTCCTGCCACACCAGGGTCTCGGCCGGGACCTCCGGGCCGAGGTAGCGCACGA
This window of the Streptomyces niveus genome carries:
- a CDS encoding NAD(P)-dependent oxidoreductase, which produces MTTRPTQTAQTSQTASKQTAPEHTGQPSGLPSVAVIGLGNLGRVLASAYLGHGHRTIVWNRSPAKADDLVTRGAIRAATAAEAIAAADLVIVCVLDYDKARQILTPAAGALRGRTLINVTSGTPEPARELAAWATEQGAEYLNGAVYAVPQTIGTQDAFVLYSGSSAVFETYREQLDLLGAATFVGTDPGLASLYDISLLSGMYGMFAGFFQSVAVADSAQIKAADITSLLVPWLNAAAAALPGFAAEIDSGDYATETSNLDINAVGLANMLTATKAQGIGVELLAPLQTLFESQIAQGHGAQSLARTVESLRAGR
- a CDS encoding restriction endonuclease, with the protein product MTRKRRRRRPSAARRRYETRRNALLGGGVLALLVLTTFWAEIWPYAAGAALTGAVGGVAWWLWRTDRLVRGRDARWREAEAIGAGQRSLAEVDAMSWQEFERYVADLCRRDGCTDVEVSGRSGDLGADVTGTLPDGRRLVVQCKHYAPHRYVPSGDMQKFVGTAWLHHKADVAVFAATCPFSEAALALAVQHDILAVHRDLLGLWNTGTPLPALLPLNGTGQGDRTHRKRWKDTYGT